A window of the Hordeum vulgare subsp. vulgare chromosome 5H, MorexV3_pseudomolecules_assembly, whole genome shotgun sequence genome harbors these coding sequences:
- the LOC123398582 gene encoding probable glucan 1,3-beta-glucosidase A: MRSRLSRCFWLLLLCYCFLSRRAAAAPRLPVRAVNLGGWLVTEGWILPSLFDGIPNKDLLDGTQLQFKSVTQDGFVAAEKGGGAGLVANRSQASGWETFKLWRINETTFNLKVFGNQFVGVQSDGSVVATAMSPGKSETFRLVRNAGQNRMRIMAANGLFLQANKDSSVTGDYGKSTSWGDDDPSVFAVTRVTGLQGEYQICNGYGTAKATPILKNHWSTYIVEDDFRFISENGLTAVRIPVGWWIASDPSPPAPYVGGSLQTLDKAFKWAEEYNLGVIIDLHAAPGSQNPFEHSASKDGSQDWGTSAANIAQTVQVIDFLASRYAASPSLLAVELLNEPLAPRASLESLKTYYRDGYNAVRKHSSEAYVIMSNRLSSPDPTELLEFAGGLPKAVVDVHYYVLFNSMFDTFTVQQNIDFIKTNYSSALSTVTKQNGPLTFVGEWVAEWQVPNATKEELKMFANTQMDVYGKATFGWAYWTLKNVNNHWSMEWMIKNGYIS, encoded by the exons ATGAGGAGCCGCCTCTCCCGCTGCTTCTGGCTCCTCCTGCTGTGCTACTGCTTCCTCTCCCGGCgcgcggcggcggctcctcgCCTCCCCGTCCGAGCGGTGAACCTCGGCGGCTGGCTGGTGACGGAGGGCTGGATCCTGCCGTCCCTCTTCGACGGCATCCCCAACAAAGACCTCTTG GACGGCACGCAGCTGCAGTTCAAGTCGGTGACGCAGGACGGCTTTGTGGCCGCGGAgaagggcggcggcgcggggctggTGGCGAACCGGTCTCAGGCGTCTGGCTGGGAGACCTTCAAGCTATGGCGGATCAACGAGACGACCTTCAATTTGAAGGTGTTCGGCAACCAGTTCGTCGGCGTCCAGAGCGACGGCTCGGTGGTGGCCACGGCGATGTCGCCGGGAAAGTCGGAGACGTTCCGGTTAGTGCGCAACGCCGGCCAGAACAGGATGCGGATTATGGCGGCAAACGGGCTCTTCTTGCAG GCGAACAAAGACAGCTCGGTGACAGGAGACTACGGCAAGAGCACAAGCTGGGGCGACGATGACCCGTCGGTGTTTGCGGTGACCAGAGTGACGGGGCTACAAGGGGAGTACCAAATCTGCAACGGATACGGGACGGCAAAGGCCACGCCAATTCTCAAG AATCACTGGAGCACATATATAGTGGAAGATGACTTTAGGTTCATCTCCGAAAACGGGTTGACAGCAGTGAGGATACCAGTGGGATGGTGGATTGCGAGCGACCCCAGTCCTCCAGCACCTTACGTCGGAGGTTCACTTCAGACATTGGATAAGGCATTCAAATGGGCAGA GGAGTACAATCTGGGCGTCATCATAGACCTACACGCAGCTCCTGGGTCACAAAACCCCTTCGAGCACAGTGCCTCCAAGGACGGCTCGCAGGACTGGGGCACTAGCGCCGCTAACATCGCGCAAACTGTGCAAGTGATAGATTTCCTCGCATCTAGGTACGCCGCGAGCCCGAGCCTCCTCGCAGTGGAGCTGTTGAACGAGCCACTAGCTCCCAGAGCATCCCTGGAGAGCCTGAAAACATACTACCGCGATGGGTACAACGCCGTCAGGAAGCACTCGTCAGAGGCCTACGTGATCATGTCCAACCGGTTATCGTCCCCAGACCCGACGGAGCTCCTTGAGTTCGCCGGTGGGTTACCCAAGGCCGTCGTTGACGTGCACTACTACGTGTTGTTCAACAGCATGTTTGATACTTTTACCGTGCAGCAAAACATTGATTTCATCAAGACCAACTATTCAAGCGCTCTCAGCACTGTCACAAAGCAGAACGGTCCTCTCACCTTTGTAG GCGAATGGGTGGCTGAGTGGCAGGTGCCCAATGCAACGAAGGAAGAGCTCAAAATGTTTGCAAATACACAGATGGATGTGTATGGAAAGGCAACGTTTGGATGGGCTTATTGGACTCTCAAGAATGTAAACAACCACTGGAGTATGGAGTGGATGATCAAGAATGGGTACATCTCCTAG